A stretch of the Rodentibacter haemolyticus genome encodes the following:
- a CDS encoding Rha family transcriptional regulator codes for MNLQKIENFEQFLKVDDKQRIVTSSLHIATVFGKRHDNIIRDIKALVTEQDCGEFALLNFEETSYIDKWGRKQPMYQMTKNGFLLLVMGYRTKKAMKFKVEFIKAFDLMREKLQQEGYSLMHKYNELCIEHKAKRAFASLCGKGLNEWKGDKPVLEATLKLFEDKMQIELPIK; via the coding sequence ATGAACCTACAAAAAATTGAAAATTTTGAGCAATTCTTAAAGGTAGATGACAAGCAACGTATTGTGACGAGCTCTCTTCATATCGCTACAGTATTTGGCAAACGTCACGATAACATTATCCGTGATATTAAAGCGTTAGTTACTGAACAAGATTGCGGTGAGTTTGCTCTCCTCAATTTTGAGGAGACCTCATATATTGATAAATGGGGTAGAAAGCAACCAATGTATCAAATGACTAAAAATGGATTTTTACTTTTGGTAATGGGATATAGAACCAAAAAAGCAATGAAATTCAAAGTAGAGTTTATTAAAGCCTTTGATTTAATGCGTGAGAAATTACAGCAAGAAGGCTATAGCTTGATGCATAAATATAATGAATTGTGCATTGAACACAAAGCGAAAAGAGCATTTGCGAGCTTATGTGGTAAAGGGCTGAACGAATGGAAAGGCGACAAGCCCGTGCTGGAAGCAACTTTAAAGCTCTTTGAAGACAAGATGCAAATTGAACTTCCGATTAAATAA
- a CDS encoding terminase small subunit has translation MPSKKDEVKSTSKGVGKLTPKQEKFCQLYIELGNASEAYRQAYDCSKMTTKTINEEAVKLLNNPKITPRVEELQNEHKQRHNLTVDQVISDLIEYRDICMGRKPLKLTTVVKNNQEGTANAVDTECFVFEASGANKAFELLGKHLGMFTQKVDMTSSDGSMALGSLRDLFANDTEID, from the coding sequence ATGCCGAGTAAAAAAGACGAGGTGAAATCCACGTCTAAAGGCGTGGGGAAATTAACACCAAAACAAGAGAAATTTTGTCAGCTTTATATTGAGTTGGGGAATGCGAGTGAGGCTTACAGACAGGCTTATGATTGTTCAAAAATGACAACAAAAACAATCAACGAAGAAGCAGTAAAATTATTGAACAACCCCAAGATTACCCCAAGGGTCGAGGAACTTCAAAATGAACACAAACAACGCCACAATTTAACCGTTGATCAGGTTATCTCGGACTTAATCGAATACCGTGATATTTGTATGGGGCGAAAGCCACTGAAATTAACTACAGTTGTCAAAAACAATCAAGAAGGCACTGCAAATGCGGTAGATACGGAATGTTTTGTGTTTGAAGCCAGCGGAGCAAATAAAGCCTTTGAACTACTCGGCAAGCATTTGGGCATGTTTACTCAAAAAGTGGATATGACTTCCAGTGATGGTTCAATGGCGTTAGGTTCACTCAGGGATTTATTTGCCAATGACACAGAAATTGATTAG
- a CDS encoding DUF4055 domain-containing protein produces the protein MSDVSTVSSEMAALHKQIQLIDDLLGGTAQMRHRREKYLPQMELESDKSYRNRLNRSTLYPALSETLSQMCGRVFFKAISTENIHATLQQNFLPDVDAQGNNLDVFSARWFYSALAYGVSYVLVDYTRTENVKTLADEKAAGARPYLVEIKPQSVLGFKTAIINGKQQLTQFRYKENVIEDDGEFAVKTVEQICVYEIGRVRKYRKQQNGWQLVEDLQLFAQNRPLAYIPIVAFSTNKKGFMLGETPLLELAYLNIKHFQSQSDQDNILNTARVPLLVRVGINNEHPVKIGGSLIDVPQNGDLRYVEHSGNAITAGQESLKELESQMRVAGAKLLDKTVLAMTDSQARDEQGKEISQLRLYANQFEDALDLALEYVGNWLGIQQVGSVEISGNIDSDFDPNQSMDTVIKLQNAGTLSKQTTFEEAKRRGLISDNLQWEDEQARLDAEGLGLSDENQFSTETDT, from the coding sequence ATGTCAGATGTTTCCACCGTCAGTAGCGAAATGGCCGCTCTGCATAAACAAATTCAATTGATTGATGATTTACTTGGCGGTACAGCTCAAATGCGACATCGTCGAGAAAAGTATTTGCCGCAAATGGAACTGGAAAGCGATAAAAGCTATCGTAACCGCTTAAACCGTTCCACGCTTTACCCTGCTTTGAGTGAAACCCTCTCGCAAATGTGCGGTAGAGTTTTCTTTAAAGCAATTTCCACCGAGAATATCCACGCCACACTGCAGCAGAATTTTTTACCCGATGTAGATGCTCAAGGTAATAACCTTGATGTATTCTCGGCTCGTTGGTTTTATTCGGCGTTGGCCTATGGCGTATCCTATGTGTTGGTCGATTACACCCGCACGGAAAACGTGAAAACCCTTGCCGATGAAAAAGCTGCCGGTGCAAGACCTTATTTAGTGGAAATTAAACCGCAATCGGTACTCGGCTTTAAAACGGCGATCATCAATGGCAAACAGCAACTTACCCAATTCCGTTATAAAGAAAACGTGATTGAAGATGATGGCGAATTTGCGGTGAAAACCGTTGAGCAAATTTGTGTCTATGAAATTGGACGAGTGCGAAAATACCGCAAGCAACAAAACGGCTGGCAACTGGTGGAAGATTTGCAACTTTTTGCTCAAAACCGACCGCTTGCTTACATTCCCATTGTCGCCTTTAGCACCAATAAAAAGGGCTTTATGCTCGGCGAAACACCATTGCTTGAGCTTGCCTATCTGAATATCAAGCACTTTCAAAGCCAAAGTGATCAAGATAACATTCTTAACACTGCTCGTGTGCCGTTATTGGTTCGGGTTGGTATTAACAATGAACACCCAGTGAAAATCGGAGGCAGTCTGATTGATGTGCCACAAAACGGCGATTTACGTTATGTGGAGCATTCGGGCAATGCGATTACCGCCGGGCAAGAAAGCCTGAAAGAATTGGAGAGTCAAATGCGGGTTGCTGGAGCAAAACTACTGGATAAAACCGTACTGGCAATGACCGATAGCCAAGCTCGTGATGAACAGGGTAAAGAAATCAGCCAATTACGTCTATACGCCAATCAGTTTGAAGATGCCCTAGATTTAGCCTTGGAATATGTCGGCAACTGGCTTGGTATTCAGCAAGTAGGCAGTGTAGAGATTAGCGGCAACATCGACAGCGATTTTGATCCAAATCAATCAATGGATACGGTGATCAAATTGCAAAATGCCGGTACATTATCAAAACAAACCACTTTTGAAGAAGCCAAACGGCGTGGGCTGATTAGCGATAATCTACAATGGGAAGATGAACAAGCCCGATTGGATGCGGAAGGATTAGGATTAAGCGATGAAAATCAATTCAGTACAGAAACCGACACTTGA
- a CDS encoding minor capsid protein, whose amino-acid sequence MKINSVQKPTLDEKIAYALTDRKILHFRYDAHLRQAVWKRLNRTQKDLLNRLSAAGVEALPKRELDKLLRELKGEIAKTYQELTAYTDNELSGFLSEETTALQALYNDQVGFDFFNQVPGYKLKATKKAALIVGAPLEDWWAKQGNEAAFRFESTIRQGLLDGKQTHELSQEVKELFDTSKRHADTLVITAVAKAADAAHQALRDENLDILKGEKHLATLDMRTSDVCRVRDGLMWDLDKKPIDHDIPYQRPPLHPRCRSILQLVTKSWQELGIDGVDELPASTRATMDGQVSENINYENWLKTKTTAEQDAVLGKGKADLWRRGVITFRDMLDQSGRPLSLKALQGHLDLGSAIQRLYDQAVKIEPKITDDMLSIIEHSKGQAVGLDFRLKSMASLKRKVDTEINDGFTEQQALSKIRDLIRYTAVFNEKSFVDGYQKMQVLLQKNGYRTIIVKNTWRDNAVYKGINTFIEKNGIIFEMQYHTQQSFDLKNGELPLV is encoded by the coding sequence ATGAAAATCAATTCAGTACAGAAACCGACACTTGATGAAAAAATTGCTTATGCCTTAACGGATCGTAAAATTCTGCATTTTCGCTATGATGCCCATTTACGACAAGCAGTTTGGAAACGGCTCAACCGCACACAAAAAGACCTGTTAAACCGCCTTTCCGCTGCCGGTGTGGAAGCCTTACCCAAACGGGAATTGGATAAACTACTCAGGGAACTAAAAGGCGAGATTGCAAAAACCTACCAAGAACTGACCGCTTACACCGACAACGAGTTAAGCGGTTTTTTATCGGAAGAAACGACCGCACTTCAAGCCCTGTACAACGATCAAGTCGGCTTTGATTTTTTCAATCAAGTTCCGGGTTACAAGCTAAAAGCGACCAAAAAAGCGGCCTTGATTGTCGGTGCACCACTTGAAGATTGGTGGGCAAAGCAAGGTAATGAAGCAGCTTTCCGCTTTGAAAGCACCATCCGGCAGGGTTTATTAGACGGTAAGCAAACTCACGAACTCAGCCAAGAAGTGAAAGAGCTATTCGACACATCAAAACGCCACGCCGATACATTAGTGATTACCGCCGTGGCAAAAGCTGCCGATGCCGCCCATCAAGCCTTACGAGATGAAAACCTTGATATTCTCAAAGGCGAAAAGCACCTTGCAACCCTTGATATGCGAACTTCCGATGTGTGCCGGGTGCGGGACGGTTTAATGTGGGACTTGGACAAAAAGCCCATCGACCACGATATTCCCTATCAACGCCCGCCACTCCACCCCCGCTGCCGTTCGATACTGCAGCTAGTAACGAAATCGTGGCAAGAACTCGGTATTGACGGCGTGGACGAACTGCCGGCAAGCACCCGTGCAACAATGGACGGGCAAGTAAGTGAAAACATCAACTACGAAAACTGGCTAAAAACCAAAACCACCGCCGAGCAAGATGCGGTACTCGGCAAGGGCAAAGCGGATTTATGGCGGCGGGGTGTGATTACGTTTCGGGATATGTTGGATCAGTCAGGAAGACCGTTATCCCTTAAAGCATTACAAGGGCATTTAGATCTTGGTTCAGCTATTCAACGGTTGTATGATCAAGCGGTTAAAATTGAACCTAAAATTACCGATGATATGCTATCCATTATTGAGCATTCAAAAGGACAAGCTGTCGGTTTAGATTTTCGCTTAAAGTCAATGGCTTCTCTAAAACGTAAGGTCGATACTGAAATCAATGACGGCTTTACCGAACAGCAAGCCTTATCGAAAATTCGTGATTTAATCAGATACACTGCGGTTTTTAATGAAAAATCATTTGTGGACGGCTATCAAAAAATGCAGGTTCTCTTGCAGAAAAATGGCTACCGTACAATTATTGTCAAAAATACTTGGCGGGATAATGCGGTTTATAAGGGGATCAACACATTTATTGAGAAAAACGGTATCATCTTTGAAATGCAATACCATACACAGCAAAGTTTTGACCTTAAAAATGGGGAATTACCGCTTGTATGA
- a CDS encoding HD domain-containing protein, producing MLIEQAKQLAYRLHANQTDKAGQAYIHHLKFAADQVAHLGDEFVVVAWLHDSVEDTHFTLNEAEALFGSVISKAIDAITKRPNEPYLQYLERVKANEIARQVKLADLSHNMDLSRLNSYTEKDLDRVKKYQQAKSFLET from the coding sequence ATGCTAATTGAACAAGCCAAACAGTTAGCCTATCGGTTACACGCCAACCAAACGGACAAAGCAGGGCAGGCTTATATTCATCATCTTAAATTTGCTGCAGACCAAGTTGCTCATTTAGGCGATGAATTTGTTGTCGTGGCGTGGTTGCACGATAGCGTAGAAGATACCCATTTTACGCTAAACGAAGCAGAAGCCTTGTTCGGTAGTGTTATTAGTAAGGCAATCGATGCCATCACTAAACGCCCAAATGAACCTTATTTACAGTATTTAGAACGAGTGAAAGCCAATGAAATTGCACGGCAAGTAAAATTGGCTGATCTCAGCCATAATATGGATTTAAGCCGATTAAATTCATACACTGAAAAAGATTTGGATAGGGTAAAAAAATACCAACAAGCTAAATCATTCTTAGAAACCTAG
- a CDS encoding DUF6651 domain-containing protein, whose protein sequence is MKLKLDENGNVVVQDGKPVYVYEDGKEVAYDVPAAAAKITALNAEAKTNRERAEKAEADLKAFDGVDVAAAKKALETVKNLDDKKLIDAGEAERVKAEVIKTYDEKLAAANGRAETLEQQLYAEIVGGAFARSKFITEKIILPADVAQAYFGKHFSVKDGKIEAKDSSGNPIYSRERAGELANFDEAMEVLINTYPNKDTILRGNGSSGSGSQGSPSQSGVPKSLADCKTDAEKIAYMQSQTAE, encoded by the coding sequence ATGAAACTCAAACTTGATGAAAACGGTAATGTAGTGGTTCAAGACGGCAAACCGGTGTATGTCTATGAGGACGGCAAAGAAGTCGCCTACGATGTGCCGGCAGCAGCGGCAAAAATCACGGCACTTAATGCCGAGGCAAAAACCAATCGTGAACGGGCGGAAAAGGCGGAAGCCGATTTAAAAGCCTTTGACGGTGTGGATGTCGCAGCAGCGAAAAAAGCCCTTGAAACCGTCAAAAATTTGGACGACAAAAAGCTAATTGATGCTGGCGAAGCGGAGCGGGTAAAAGCGGAAGTGATTAAAACTTACGATGAAAAACTGGCAGCTGCCAACGGTCGTGCGGAAACACTCGAACAGCAACTTTATGCTGAAATTGTCGGCGGTGCATTTGCCCGTTCCAAGTTTATTACCGAGAAAATCATTCTGCCGGCAGATGTTGCCCAAGCCTATTTTGGCAAACATTTCAGCGTGAAAGACGGCAAAATTGAAGCCAAAGACAGTAGCGGCAATCCGATTTACAGCCGTGAACGTGCCGGTGAACTCGCCAACTTTGACGAGGCAATGGAAGTACTCATCAATACTTATCCGAACAAAGACACGATTTTGCGGGGTAATGGGTCGTCCGGTAGCGGTTCACAGGGCTCACCAAGCCAAAGCGGTGTGCCGAAATCGCTAGCAGATTGCAAAACCGATGCCGAGAAAATCGCCTATATGCAATCCCAAACGGCAGAATAA
- a CDS encoding major capsid protein, with the protein MSFDLQVFNKQTQLALTETVDQDVTKFNEASGGTIVLQNAPVEGDFDIRASFKAVAGLVRRRNAYGQGTVEAKRLEQLLNVAVKVAAGTPPLEYEPQQYHWILKNPELAAITIGEQLAKARLADMLNTAVLGGVAAIGGNTKAVHDDKANAPTFRTLNKGAALFGDRSGSLKAWVMHSTTLHSLFENALTNTERLFNYDNINVVRDMFGRVFVVTDSPALVSADGSYNTLGLVENAILVGGNNDFNSVILPKVGGENIGATYQAEWTYNLGILGYKWDMTTGGKSPNDTALGTSTNWEKSATFDKDTAGVLVKTK; encoded by the coding sequence ATGTCCTTTGATTTACAGGTGTTTAATAAACAAACCCAACTTGCTTTGACCGAAACGGTCGATCAAGACGTTACAAAATTCAATGAAGCCTCCGGTGGCACGATTGTGTTGCAGAATGCCCCGGTAGAAGGCGATTTTGATATTCGTGCCAGCTTTAAAGCGGTAGCAGGATTGGTTCGCCGCCGTAATGCTTACGGACAAGGTACGGTAGAAGCCAAGCGCCTTGAGCAATTACTCAACGTGGCGGTAAAAGTCGCAGCGGGTACACCGCCATTAGAGTATGAGCCACAACAATACCATTGGATTTTAAAAAATCCGGAATTAGCGGCAATCACGATAGGTGAGCAGTTGGCGAAAGCACGTCTTGCCGATATGTTGAATACGGCAGTATTAGGCGGTGTAGCAGCAATTGGCGGTAATACAAAAGCGGTTCACGATGACAAAGCTAATGCGCCGACTTTCCGCACGCTAAATAAAGGTGCGGCATTGTTTGGTGATCGTTCCGGTTCACTCAAAGCGTGGGTAATGCACTCTACCACTTTACACAGCTTGTTTGAAAACGCCTTAACCAATACCGAGCGTTTGTTCAACTACGATAACATCAATGTGGTGCGTGATATGTTCGGTCGAGTATTTGTGGTAACGGACAGTCCAGCATTAGTGAGTGCAGACGGTTCTTACAACACACTCGGCTTGGTAGAAAATGCGATTTTGGTCGGTGGTAACAACGACTTCAACAGCGTTATCCTGCCGAAAGTGGGCGGCGAAAACATCGGAGCAACCTATCAAGCAGAGTGGACCTATAATCTCGGTATTCTCGGCTATAAATGGGATATGACTACCGGTGGAAAATCACCGAATGATACTGCTTTAGGCACATCAACGAACTGGGAAAAATCTGCTACCTTTGACAAAGACACTGCCGGTGTTCTCGTTAAAACGAAGTAA
- a CDS encoding DnaT-like ssDNA-binding protein, producing the protein MTLTIPNDSYVSLDEADNYHRLRISAEAWDGLDEQAKLRRLVSASDFLDHYYRFSGEKAESNQPRQFPRKLQTEIPQAIKAAVCELALQTDLNQNQAQVMSSVKVGPISVSYGDSQSQSANRFEYVKSLLKDLLVDSKGYVEIFRG; encoded by the coding sequence ATGACCCTAACGATCCCCAATGATAGCTATGTGAGCCTTGATGAAGCGGATAATTACCACCGTTTGCGTATTAGTGCGGAGGCGTGGGATGGATTAGATGAGCAAGCAAAATTACGGCGTTTAGTCAGTGCCAGTGATTTTCTCGATCACTATTACCGTTTTAGTGGCGAAAAAGCCGAGTCGAACCAACCGCGTCAATTTCCCCGTAAACTACAAACGGAGATCCCACAAGCCATTAAAGCTGCCGTGTGTGAATTGGCATTACAAACCGATCTGAACCAAAATCAAGCCCAAGTGATGTCGAGCGTGAAAGTCGGTCCAATTTCGGTGAGTTATGGTGATAGTCAATCCCAATCTGCAAATCGGTTTGAATATGTTAAATCGCTACTTAAGGATTTACTTGTTGACTCAAAAGGCTATGTAGAAATATTTCGGGGGTAA
- a CDS encoding HK97 gp10 family phage protein, whose translation MGAFSADIGRFIRSVEEKADLVMRKTAIDLTEKVRSKTPVDSGQLRASWTSAINAIPIGYDGNNDSVTRVKFGDTWFLATNKPYAPQLEYGLYPNPPKSQSGKTVNGFSKQAPQGMVRISVQETIEWLKKVKF comes from the coding sequence ATGGGGGCGTTTAGTGCGGACATTGGTCGGTTTATTCGATCGGTGGAAGAAAAGGCAGATTTAGTAATGCGTAAAACCGCCATTGATTTGACTGAAAAAGTGCGGTCGAAAACGCCGGTGGATTCCGGTCAATTACGTGCCAGTTGGACATCGGCAATCAATGCCATTCCAATCGGCTATGATGGCAATAATGATAGCGTTACGAGGGTTAAATTTGGCGATACTTGGTTTTTGGCAACCAATAAACCTTATGCACCGCAACTGGAATACGGACTTTATCCCAATCCACCAAAATCCCAATCAGGTAAAACCGTCAATGGCTTTTCCAAACAAGCGCCACAGGGTATGGTGCGTATTTCAGTACAGGAAACTATCGAATGGCTTAAGAAGGTTAAATTTTAA
- a CDS encoding phage tail terminator-like protein, which yields MKAKVRSILQAHLIDLDKFNTAWEGVNNDLSLPYQTVWLSLMSAATGAISSRPHAVETGLLQITLYYAAGNGTQEIEERASLIREHFYGQSLIDDNVQVVIHSPPIIGGIFLNDDKLALPITINYSAYEL from the coding sequence ATGAAAGCAAAAGTGCGGTCGATTTTACAGGCTCATCTTATCGATCTTGATAAATTCAACACAGCATGGGAAGGGGTAAATAATGACTTATCACTGCCTTATCAAACCGTTTGGCTTAGCTTGATGAGTGCAGCTACCGGTGCAATCTCAAGTCGTCCACATGCAGTTGAAACTGGATTGCTGCAAATCACGCTTTATTATGCCGCTGGCAATGGCACACAAGAGATCGAAGAACGGGCAAGTTTAATCCGAGAACATTTTTACGGACAAAGTCTGATTGATGACAATGTTCAAGTCGTTATTCATTCACCGCCAATTATCGGCGGTATTTTTTTGAATGATGATAAATTGGCATTACCGATTACGATTAATTACTCAGCTTACGAGCTGTAA
- a CDS encoding phage tail tube protein codes for MAQAQGVKRKVIVAKESTFGTKATKTTGKIIPRTESTLNSVFDSFSSEEIRENMQRSPSIVGFEKVEGDLKGELAAGQWSQFLAAALRGDWSTAKSPIIKKTASGSGEKQGKILAIPERNHSTDSFTIEDIFSDINLSRIYTGCRVSKISIDIQPNGIASMAVTFLGQKSEESQTAYFTNPTEIIQSPKLAGVNGQLLLKGQKAALVTGCKIDIDLNASSEPVLGAKYAPDVFIGTIAVSGSFTMYLQDKSMIEAVRSGENLSLALRMDAEKGDNADYMSFILPGIKATSVDVDDGAKNLIQTLNFDAFPAIYDAESTIDDVLKKPTTLIIQDTLA; via the coding sequence ATGGCACAAGCACAGGGCGTAAAACGTAAAGTCATTGTGGCCAAAGAAAGCACTTTTGGCACAAAGGCAACGAAGACCACAGGAAAAATCATTCCCCGTACGGAAAGCACCTTAAATTCGGTGTTTGATTCCTTTTCAAGTGAAGAAATTCGGGAAAATATGCAACGTTCCCCGTCTATTGTCGGCTTTGAAAAGGTTGAAGGAGATTTAAAGGGTGAACTTGCAGCTGGACAATGGTCGCAATTTCTGGCCGCAGCGCTACGAGGTGATTGGAGCACGGCAAAATCCCCAATTATCAAAAAAACGGCTAGCGGTAGTGGCGAAAAACAAGGGAAGATCTTAGCCATTCCCGAAAGAAATCACAGCACAGATAGTTTCACTATTGAAGACATTTTCTCCGATATTAACTTAAGCCGTATTTATACTGGTTGTCGGGTTTCTAAAATCAGTATTGATATTCAGCCTAACGGCATTGCTTCAATGGCGGTGACCTTCTTGGGGCAAAAAAGTGAAGAAAGCCAAACAGCTTATTTCACCAATCCGACCGAAATTATCCAATCGCCGAAACTTGCCGGTGTAAATGGTCAGCTCTTGTTAAAAGGGCAAAAGGCCGCACTGGTTACCGGTTGTAAAATCGATATTGATTTAAATGCCTCGAGCGAACCGGTATTAGGTGCAAAATATGCGCCGGATGTGTTTATCGGTACGATTGCAGTCAGCGGTTCGTTTACCATGTATTTGCAAGATAAATCCATGATTGAAGCGGTACGCAGTGGGGAAAATCTTTCCCTTGCATTGCGTATGGATGCTGAAAAGGGCGATAATGCTGATTATATGAGTTTTATTTTACCTGGTATTAAAGCAACCAGTGTGGATGTAGATGACGGTGCTAAGAACCTTATTCAAACACTGAATTTTGATGCTTTCCCAGCAATTTATGATGCTGAAAGCACCATTGATGACGTATTGAAAAAACCGACTACGCTCATTATTCAAGACACATTGGCGTAA
- a CDS encoding phage tail assembly chaperone — translation MLDYAKSEFELDKKPKGSDATNREHLQAIQEATGTELSELNHPLPDNIVRYLLDYFYEIALSRQYGMASNPILYSEIESWCRLTQRHLEQWELETIKRLDMLWLKVNNE, via the coding sequence TTGCTCGACTATGCAAAATCTGAATTTGAATTAGACAAAAAACCGAAAGGTTCAGACGCTACAAATCGTGAGCATTTACAAGCTATTCAAGAGGCTACCGGCACGGAGTTAAGCGAATTAAACCATCCGTTGCCGGATAATATAGTGAGATATTTGCTTGATTATTTCTACGAAATCGCCTTATCCCGTCAATATGGTATGGCATCTAATCCCATTTTGTATTCTGAAATTGAATCCTGGTGTCGATTAACACAACGGCACTTAGAACAATGGGAGTTAGAAACGATCAAACGGCTCGATATGTTGTGGCTGAAAGTCAATAATGAATAG
- a CDS encoding phage tail protein: MKTFNFPPQWNMKRKSKPEINTIKFGDGYEQRSAKGIHNDLRTYDVVFKGVNAYINQIDVFLTEHNGYKAFLWAPPHSGKQSKFRCDEWDVEVSEGFATLTATFQEVIA; the protein is encoded by the coding sequence ATGAAAACATTTAATTTCCCTCCTCAGTGGAATATGAAGCGGAAATCCAAGCCGGAAATTAACACAATTAAATTTGGTGATGGTTATGAGCAACGCAGTGCAAAAGGCATTCATAACGACTTGCGAACCTATGATGTCGTATTCAAAGGCGTTAATGCTTATATCAACCAAATCGATGTATTTTTAACAGAGCATAACGGCTATAAAGCATTTTTATGGGCACCGCCTCACTCAGGCAAGCAGAGTAAATTTAGATGTGATGAATGGGATGTGGAGGTATCGGAAGGTTTTGCGACATTAACAGCCACATTTCAAGAAGTCATCGCATAG